Sequence from the Pontibacter pudoricolor genome:
CATGCTGTTGTTTGCAGATTATTATCCTATACTTGTAGCGGCGCTGGTTATACTTGGTGCCGGCACAGCCATGGTCTACCCGAATTTCCTGGCAGTGGTGGCCGAGAACACGCACCCGAGTCAGCGCCCGCAGAGCCTGGGCATTTTCCGTTTCTGGCGCGACTTTGGCTATGTAGCCGGTGCCGTGGCTGCCGGGGTGTTCAGCGATATGTTCGGGCTTGGAGCAGTCATTACCGGAACGGCTATACTTACAGTTGGGGCCGGAGTAATGTCAGAGTTGCGCATGTGCTGCACCAAAAAACTGCTATGGCACAGCAGAGAATGTAGCACCGGTTTGCTTCGTGCAACCTAATTGACTACTTTAAACATAGTTATGAAGACGTACCTGCTTTTATTTGTCAGCACCTTGTTCCTGCTTTTCGGCATACAGAAGAGCAGCAGCCTGCCTGGTGCCGCTGATTTTAAGCAGCGCTTTGTTTCAAAAAGCTGTAAGTATAGCAACCAGGGATTTAAAAAGCCATGCGCTAAAAAGTGCCTCAAACATCAAACCCATTCGGAGCAAAAAGGTGCTGCCAATGTAGTAACAGACTGCCCGCAACAGACCTATGGCGTAGCTTCGGCACAGCTCCTGCCTGCTTTTTACACTCTTGCTGTAGTGCAATCAACTATAGTTACCAACAGTAACAAACACCTGTCTCCGTACCTCGAAACGGAACACGCCCCTCCCCGGCTTTCTTAAAATGACATTTCTTTAGATACTATGGCAAAAAGTCGCAGGCTATACGTGTAGCCCGAGCTAAGCCATATCCATACTTCTGTATTTACTGAAATCAGAAGCTAATTATCTATTTCAATCATTTTAAGATCAAACAAAATGGAATACACTCCTTTGCAAAAAATATCGTTCCTGGGGCTCCGCATCCTGGGCAGCCTCATTTTCATAACTGCCGGCCTTAATAACCTGTTTAAAACAGCCGGCGCAACGGCCAAACTTCAGAAGTCCGCTTTCGGCCACCTGGCAACGGCCATCGCGCCAGCCGAGTCGCTGGTTATACTTTCGGGAATAGGCCTGCTGGTTGGGGGCGTAATGCTGCTTGCCGGCTTTAAAACCAAACTCGCTTCGCTGGGGCTGCTGGCTATACTTGTGCCTATTACCTTAACGGTGCAGATCGCAAACCCCGAAGGTGCCGGGCCTCTGTTTAAGAATGTTGCGCTGATGGGCATCTTGCTTTTCTTTATGGTGAACGGCGCTGTATACTATGGCCTCGACCAGGTGCTGGAGTTGAAAAGGAAAGCTGGTTTTCAAACTATAGGTAACAGAAGCTATGTAGCTGTGTTGGCTTTTGGAGTGCTGGCTATACTTGGGTCCTGCACTTCTACCAGCAGCATGGCACAAAATAGTCAGCAAACTACAGCCAAACAGAAATATGCTGTACTGATAAGCCAGCCAAGCCACCTGAAAGCCGCAGTACATACAGCCGGAAGCATAACCAAAGACAGCAAGTATAACAGCGAAGCATTTGTGATCATGGCCTGCGGAAAATCAGTGGAAGCATTTCAGAAAGGCAGCGAGATGGCGCAGTATATTGCGCAAGGCCGGGCATTAGGCGTTACCTACAAAATTTGCGGCATGTCGCTGAAGCAGTTTAACATCGACCAAAGCACGCTGGTAGATGGCCTGGAAGTAGAACCCAATGGCCTGACCTATATGTTTGACCTGCAACTGCAGGGCTATAAAACTGTTGAATTATAAACTATATATAGAAAACTCAGCTCCTGTAAAAGAGGGCAATTTCAAAAGACATAAAGATGAACAAAAATAAATTTTCAATGAAGAATATACCAGGCTGGGCAGTAATGCTGGCGGTGTTTGGCGTTTTATACGTAACCGGTCTGCACACCGAAGCCATTGGCCAGGTACAGCGTTTAATGCTGGCCACCGGTGTTAAAAATGCCAACGTACCTGAAACCTTACAGAATCCGGATGCAAATGCAGTGGCCGACGCATCGGCAATAGCTGGCTCAGAAATGGCAGGTGCCAGTTTCCAAATGGTCGGGCTGGATGGCAAACAAGTAAGCTTCGAAAGCCTGAAAGGCAAAGTGGTGTTCATGAACATCTGGGCTACCTGGTGCCCGCCCTGCGTGGCCGAAATGCCGAACATCCAAAGCCTCTACGAAAAAGTAGGCTCAGACAAAATTGCTTTTGTGATGCTGTCGGTTGATGAAGGTGGCATGGACAAGGTGAAGAAATTCATCAGTAAGAAAGGCTTTACTTTCCCGGTATATATGCCGGCCAGCCAGTTACCGCAGGAGTTTTACTCCAATGCCATTCCTACTACGTTCATCATCTCACCGGAAGGCAAGATTGTAGCCAAGCAGGAAGGCATGGCTGATTATGACACGAAAGAAGTACAGGAATTCCTGAAGAACTTGGTAAAGAAATAAGCAAAATTAGCTGGCTGAATGATGAATCGGCCAGCTAATTTTTTTTTACTTATACTTGGTTGATCATTGCAAAAAATTGCAAGCCCCTTTATACTTTAACCTGACTGCCATGAAACTAAAACTGATCCTACTGCTGGCCATTTTCGCATTTGCAGCGTCGCCCGCCTTTGCCCAGGTAAAACAGAAAGAAGCGAAAACCAGACAACACCGCATTGTGTACGATGTGTCTGCGGCCGATACCGGACAGCACGCCGGCATAATGCGCCAACTCAATAATTTAAAAAGAGCCTGGCCCGATGCGCAGGTAGAAGTAGTAGTGCATGGCAAAGCCCTGAATTTGCTTGTGACAGAAAACACGGGTAAGGCAACTGCTATAAAAGACCTGCAGGCAAAAGGCGTAGTATTTGCTGCCTGCGAAAACACGATGCGCGTCCGAAAAATAACCAAAGACCAGTTATTGCCTGGCGTTATAACCGTGCCGATGGCCGTTGGCGAACTTGTACTGAAACAGGAAGAAGGCTGGAGCTATATTAAACTATGAGCCGGCTATAGTTGTTAACCTCCTGCATGGAAAAATACAGGCATATATTTACTTCTTCGTTCAGCGACTACGGCCATTACCTGTGGCACGAAATGTTGCACCCGGGCTGGGGCAACTATTTTTACTGGCTGCTGGGCATTTCGCTGTTCTTCTGGCTACTGGAAGTTATAGTTCCGTGGCGCCAGCACCAGGCCAGGATCCGTCAGGATTTCTGGCTCGATGGCTTTTACATGTTCTTCAACTTTTTTCTCTTCTCGCTGGTAGGCTTTAATGCAATTTCCAATATTGGTGTAGAGGCTTTCAATGATTTCCTGGGGCTGTTTGGCATCAGTAACCTGGTAGCGTTTGAGGTGCAGTCGTGGCCGGTTTGGGCGCAATTGCTAACGCTGTTTATAGTGCGGGATTTTATACAATGGAATGTGCACCGCCTGCTGCACCATTCCGGGTTTTTGTGGCGTTTCCATAAAGTGCATCATTCGGTACAGCAAATGGGTTTTGCCGCGCACCTGCGCTTCCATTGGGGCGAAACTATAGCTTACCGCACCTTGGAATACATTCCGTTAGCCATGATCGGCTTCGGTATTCAGGACTTTTTCCTGGTGCACATTTTTGCTACGGCCATCGGGCATTTCAACCATTCCAACATCCGTGTTCCGCTGGGCCCGTTGCGCTACCTGTTCAATAACCCGCAGATGCATATCTGGCACCACGCCAAATACCTGCCCCACCGTTATGGCGCCAACTATGGCATCAGTTTAAGTATCTGGGATTATCTTTTCAAAACAGCCTATATGCCCGCAGAAGGCCGTGATATTGAGCTTGGTTTCGAAGAAGTGGAGCAATATCCGAAGTCGTTTATAAGGCAGCAATGGCAACCATTTTTAGAGGGACGAGATGAGGATACCCCTACGGCCTCACCAGTTGAGGAGCTCAAGAAACTGGAAAATGCCTGAGAAGTATTTATAGAATATAAACAGAAAGCCGCTGCAGATAAGAAACACACAGCGGCTTAAGCCCCAACTGCTGGCCCTGTTTGCTGCCTTGGCCAGACTACTCTGGTAGAGAAAAAACAGACCCTTGATACCGCCGTAGTATATATGTGTGAAGACAGGAAAGCAAGCAGGTATTTTATTTATTATTTACCTCTACAAAGACTTTACTTTCTCTTGTATACTTTGTAACTTGGTAGTAAGTGAAACAGATACTTGCCATATTTCTGCTTGTGGTTTATACCTGCACCGGTACAACCATGCAACAGGTGCAAAAAGCTCCTGTACTGGCAGCACATTACCTGGAACATCAGGCAATGACAGCGGATATCTCACTAACGGAATACCTGGTGCTGCACTACCTGAGCGGCAATGTAAAAGATGCCGACTACGAACGTGACATGCAACTGCCCTTTAAAACAACAGATGTTGTAGCATCGACTGCTAGCCCCCTGTTTATCCCGGCTTCCTTCCCCGAACTCAACTTTACCTTGCCGCCAGCAGCCCATGTGCATGGTGCCCCGCTTGACGAAGGTTTCCAATCCTCCCAATACCTTTCCAGTATCTGGCAGCCGCCGAGGTCCTGCTGATTTTCTTTTTACCCCTGCTGCATTTCAGTTCTGCACTTTTTGTGTAAGGCCTGCGCATGTACGCACCTGCGCCTAAATGCCTGCTTCATCCGGCACCGCATCACGGCTGTTCGTCCTTATTTTCAGTTCCTGTATCATCTTTTTACATGACCAA
This genomic interval carries:
- a CDS encoding sterol desaturase family protein, producing MEKYRHIFTSSFSDYGHYLWHEMLHPGWGNYFYWLLGISLFFWLLEVIVPWRQHQARIRQDFWLDGFYMFFNFFLFSLVGFNAISNIGVEAFNDFLGLFGISNLVAFEVQSWPVWAQLLTLFIVRDFIQWNVHRLLHHSGFLWRFHKVHHSVQQMGFAAHLRFHWGETIAYRTLEYIPLAMIGFGIQDFFLVHIFATAIGHFNHSNIRVPLGPLRYLFNNPQMHIWHHAKYLPHRYGANYGISLSIWDYLFKTAYMPAEGRDIELGFEEVEQYPKSFIRQQWQPFLEGRDEDTPTASPVEELKKLENA
- a CDS encoding TlpA family protein disulfide reductase, giving the protein MKNIPGWAVMLAVFGVLYVTGLHTEAIGQVQRLMLATGVKNANVPETLQNPDANAVADASAIAGSEMAGASFQMVGLDGKQVSFESLKGKVVFMNIWATWCPPCVAEMPNIQSLYEKVGSDKIAFVMLSVDEGGMDKVKKFISKKGFTFPVYMPASQLPQEFYSNAIPTTFIISPEGKIVAKQEGMADYDTKEVQEFLKNLVKK
- a CDS encoding DsrE family protein yields the protein MKLKLILLLAIFAFAASPAFAQVKQKEAKTRQHRIVYDVSAADTGQHAGIMRQLNNLKRAWPDAQVEVVVHGKALNLLVTENTGKATAIKDLQAKGVVFAACENTMRVRKITKDQLLPGVITVPMAVGELVLKQEEGWSYIKL
- a CDS encoding DoxX family membrane protein, with protein sequence MEYTPLQKISFLGLRILGSLIFITAGLNNLFKTAGATAKLQKSAFGHLATAIAPAESLVILSGIGLLVGGVMLLAGFKTKLASLGLLAILVPITLTVQIANPEGAGPLFKNVALMGILLFFMVNGAVYYGLDQVLELKRKAGFQTIGNRSYVAVLAFGVLAILGSCTSTSSMAQNSQQTTAKQKYAVLISQPSHLKAAVHTAGSITKDSKYNSEAFVIMACGKSVEAFQKGSEMAQYIAQGRALGVTYKICGMSLKQFNIDQSTLVDGLEVEPNGLTYMFDLQLQGYKTVEL